In a genomic window of Pseudorasbora parva isolate DD20220531a chromosome 24, ASM2467924v1, whole genome shotgun sequence:
- the gdap1 gene encoding ganglioside-induced differentiation-associated protein 1 has translation MAVENIGESQDEKEILIKKDAQDSGEVVESTKSKESKLILYHWTQSFSSQKVRLAIAEKGLQCKEYDVSLPLSEHNEPWFMRLNPTGEVPVLVHNENVICDPTQIMDYLEQNFCDEHTPKLIPEEGSTYYHRVQHYRELLDSLQMDAYTHGCILHPEITVDSHIPAYATTHIRTQIGNTESELKKLAAENPDLKDAYIAKQRRLKSKLFDHDNMKYLKKLLDELENVLDQVETELQRRIEETPEEGSQQAWLCGEFFSIADVSLAVTLHRLKFLGLSRRYWGNGIRVNLETYYERVLNRPPFRRVLGHVNNILISAVLPTAFRVAKKKAPAFVGATLLIGLIGGATYLAFHYLKKRLLVS, from the exons ATGGCGGTGGAAAACATCGGTGAATCTCAGGATGAGAAGGAAATCCTTATTAAGAAGGATGCACAGGACAGCGGTGAGGTTGTCGAGAGCACAAAAAGCAAGGAGTCCAAACTGATATTGTACCACTGGACTCAGTCATTCAGCTCTCAGAAG GTGAGACTTGCAATAGCTGAGAAAGGCCTTCAATGTAAGGAGTATGATGTGAGTCTGCCTCTGAGTGAACACAATGAGCCCTGGTTTATGCGTCTGAACCCCACTGGTGAGGTTCCTGTGCTGGTTCACAATGAAAATGTCATCTGTGACCCCACACAAATCATGGACTATTTGGAGCAGAACTTCTGTGATG AGCACACGCCAAAGCTGATCCCAGAAGAAGGAAGCACATATTATCATCGAGTACAGCATTACAGAGAACTGCTGGACTCCCTGCAGATGGATGCGTACACCCATGGCTGCATCCTCCACCCAGAGATCACCGTCGACTCCCACATCCCAGCTTACGCCACCACTCACATACGCA CACAGATTGGAAACACAGAATCTGAGCTTAAGAAACTAGCAGCAGAGAATCCTGATCTTAAAGATGCTTATATTGCGAAACAGAGGCGTCTTAAG AGTAAATTGTTTGACCATGATAACATGAAATACCTGAAGAAACTCCTGGATGAACTTGAGAATGTTCTGGATCAAGTGGAGACGGAGTTGCAGAGGAGGATTGAGGAGACACCAG AAGAGGGCAGTCAGCAGGCGTGGCTCTGTGGCGAGTTCTTCAGCATTGCTGATGTTTCCCTCGCTGTCACCCTTCATCGTCTCAAGTTCCTAGGCCTGTCCCGTCGGTACTGGGGAAATGGGATCCGGGTCAACCTGGAGACGTACTATGAGCGTGTCCTGAACCGTCCGCCTTTCCGCAGAGTGCTTGGACATGTCAATAACATCCTCATATCCGCTGTGCTGCCCACCGCATTTAGGGTGGCAAAGAAAAAGGCTCCGGCCTTTGTTGGTGCCACTTTATTGATTGGGTTGATTGGGGGTGCCACTTATCTGGCTttccattatttaaaaaaaagacttcTTGTGTCTTGA